One window of the Leptotrichia massiliensis genome contains the following:
- a CDS encoding DNA alkylation repair protein, with translation MDFNKLYEEMTQHKNEEQAQKMSKYMLNKFEYIGIKTPERRKIFKNFFKEYKNEEKIDWEFVNKCWENKHREFQYIAADYLKNMKDKLTIDDIPKFKRLILKKSWWDTIDNLDMTIGTLALKDSNVNKILLEWSLDENIWLRRIAIDHQLLRKEKTNTELLEKILKNNLGQAEFFINKSIGWALRDYSKTNPEWVKNFIEKNRENMAKLSIREASKYL, from the coding sequence ATGGATTTTAATAAACTTTATGAAGAAATGACCCAGCATAAAAATGAAGAACAGGCTCAAAAAATGTCAAAATATATGCTTAATAAATTTGAATATATTGGGATCAAGACACCTGAAAGACGTAAAATATTTAAAAATTTTTTCAAGGAATACAAGAATGAAGAAAAAATCGACTGGGAATTTGTAAATAAATGCTGGGAAAATAAGCACAGGGAATTTCAGTATATTGCAGCAGATTATCTAAAGAATATGAAAGATAAGTTGACAATAGATGATATTCCCAAGTTTAAACGGTTAATCTTGAAAAAATCGTGGTGGGATACGATAGACAATTTAGATATGACAATAGGAACTTTGGCATTAAAGGATTCAAATGTGAATAAAATATTGCTAGAATGGAGTCTTGATGAAAATATTTGGCTTAGAAGAATTGCTATTGATCATCAGCTTTTGAGGAAAGAAAAAACAAACACTGAATTACTGGAAAAAATTTTAAAGAATAATCTGGGGCAGGCTGAATTTTTTATCAATAAGTCGATAGGCTGGGCATTGAGAGATTATAGCAAGACTAATCCTGAGTGGGTAAAAAATTTTATTGAGAAAAATAGAGAAAATATGGCAAAATTAAGTATTAGGGAAGCTAGTAAATATTTGTAA
- a CDS encoding HAD family hydrolase, with protein MGKKFFDEIELFLFDMDGLLFDTETIYVEYGREIAEKMGYTITKDVVERTTGVTNDKARILFKEALGQDFPYDEMMGTVKDHIMEKAEKGEVPLKLGALELLEFLKKNNKQMILATSSDLDMAETLTKGKDIKKYFSHFVTAEDVTHGKPDPEVFLIGSEKAGTSPEKTVVFEDSFNGIRAAHAAGTFPIMVPDKLKPTEEIKKLVYKKFDNLLEVLDYFEGK; from the coding sequence ATGGGAAAAAAATTCTTTGATGAAATTGAACTGTTTTTGTTTGATATGGATGGTTTGTTGTTTGATACTGAAACTATTTATGTGGAATATGGACGTGAAATTGCAGAGAAAATGGGATATACAATTACAAAAGATGTTGTGGAAAGAACAACGGGTGTTACAAATGATAAGGCAAGAATATTGTTTAAAGAAGCCTTGGGACAAGATTTTCCGTATGATGAAATGATGGGAACAGTTAAGGATCATATAATGGAAAAAGCTGAAAAAGGCGAAGTTCCATTAAAACTTGGCGCATTGGAATTGCTTGAATTTTTGAAAAAAAATAATAAGCAGATGATTTTGGCAACTTCATCGGACTTGGATATGGCTGAAACTTTGACTAAAGGAAAGGATATAAAAAAATATTTTTCCCATTTTGTGACGGCAGAAGATGTAACTCATGGAAAGCCAGATCCTGAAGTTTTTCTTATAGGATCAGAAAAGGCTGGAACATCTCCTGAAAAAACAGTTGTATTTGAAGATTCGTTCAATGGAATAAGAGCGGCTCATGCAGCTGGGACATTTCCAATTATGGTCCCAGATAAATTAAAACCGACAGAAGAAATTAAAAAATTAGTTTATAAAAAATTTGATAATTTGTTGGAAGTGCTTGATTACTTTGAGGGAAAGTAA
- a CDS encoding class I SAM-dependent methyltransferase, which yields MNNYIKLNEDRWNNVKNDYTEPLTHEELEKVRNNPISVALTVGKKVPKEWFEKANGKKILGLACGGGQQGPVFAIKGYDVTIMDFSKSQLQRDDMVAEREGLKINTVQGDMTKPFPFENETFDIIFNPVSNVYIEDLENMYKEASRVLKKGGLLMVGFMNPWIYMYDADIVWDKPDEELLLKFSIPFNSKELEEEGKITINPEYGYEFSHTLETQIRGQLKNGFAMIDFYESCDKRHRLSRYGNDYIATLCIKL from the coding sequence ATGAACAATTATATAAAATTAAATGAAGATAGATGGAATAATGTAAAAAATGACTATACTGAGCCATTGACACATGAAGAATTAGAAAAAGTTAGAAATAATCCAATTTCTGTTGCATTAACTGTTGGGAAAAAAGTTCCAAAAGAATGGTTTGAAAAAGCAAACGGGAAAAAGATATTAGGTTTAGCTTGTGGTGGTGGACAGCAGGGACCAGTTTTTGCTATAAAAGGTTATGATGTAACCATAATGGATTTTTCTAAATCACAATTACAAAGAGATGATATGGTTGCTGAAAGAGAAGGCTTAAAAATCAATACAGTTCAAGGCGATATGACAAAACCATTTCCATTTGAAAATGAAACTTTTGATATTATTTTTAATCCAGTTTCAAATGTATATATAGAAGATTTAGAAAACATGTATAAAGAAGCCTCTAGAGTATTGAAAAAGGGTGGACTGTTAATGGTCGGATTTATGAATCCTTGGATATACATGTATGATGCTGACATTGTATGGGACAAACCTGATGAGGAATTACTTTTAAAGTTTTCGATACCTTTTAATTCAAAAGAGCTTGAAGAGGAAGGCAAGATAACCATAAATCCAGAATATGGATATGAATTTAGCCATACCTTAGAAACTCAGATTAGAGGACAACTTAAAAATGGTTTCGCTATGATAGATTTTTATGAATCGTGTGACAAAAGACATAGATTATCACGTTATGGAAATGATTATATAGCTACACTTTGTATTAAACTATAA
- a CDS encoding rhodanese-like domain-containing protein: MKIRKIALLTMVGVISVLGFSCSKSGNEKETLAMSKEAKAGKKAEYKKITSDEAKKMMETQKVIVVDVRTLEEYNEGHIPNAISVPLETIENEAEAKLKNKDALILVYCRSGRRSREAALKLIEKGYTNVIDFGGIKDWNGEVVK, from the coding sequence ATGAAAATAAGAAAAATAGCGTTATTAACAATGGTTGGAGTAATTTCTGTGTTGGGATTTTCGTGTAGTAAATCAGGAAATGAAAAAGAAACTTTAGCGATGTCAAAAGAAGCAAAAGCTGGGAAAAAAGCAGAATATAAAAAGATAACTTCAGATGAAGCTAAAAAGATGATGGAAACTCAAAAAGTTATAGTTGTAGATGTTAGAACTTTGGAAGAATATAACGAAGGGCATATTCCAAATGCGATTTCTGTTCCATTGGAAACTATTGAAAATGAAGCAGAAGCAAAATTGAAAAATAAAGATGCTTTAATTCTAGTTTATTGCAGAAGCGGAAGAAGAAGCAGGGAAGCAGCATTAAAATTGATTGAAAAAGGTTATACAAATGTGATTGATTTTGGTGGAATAAAAGATTGGAATGGGGAAGTTGTAAAATAA
- the purB gene encoding adenylosuccinate lyase yields MENMSIYSNPLAERYSSKEMLHIFSPEFKFRTWRKLWINLAEAEKELGLDFITDEQIVELKKFKDDVDFKVAAEFEKKLRHDVMAHVHTYGEQAKNARKIIHLGATSAYVGDNTDLIQIKEGLLVVKRRMLALIEKMRDFALQYKDLPTLGFTHFQAAQLTTVGKRATLWLHSLLLDFEELEFRFENLRFRGVKGTTGTQASFKELFEGDFEKVKQLDELVTEKAGFSKKQGVSGQTYDRKVDAQILNLLSNIAQSSHKFTNDFRLLQHLKELEEPFEKNQIGSSAMAYKRNPMRSERISSLAKYVISSSQTGALVFATQWFERTLDDSASKRLSIPQAFLAVDAILIIWLNIMDGVVVYPKVIEANIQKELPFMATENIIMESVKKGMDRQEVHEIIRELSMEETKEIKLNGNPNRLIDRIIKDGRLGLKAEDMEGILVSANYTGFAGQQTEDFVKNEIDPILDKYKDEIIEDMEELRV; encoded by the coding sequence ATGGAAAATATGAGTATATATTCAAATCCGTTGGCGGAGAGATATTCGAGTAAGGAAATGTTGCATATTTTTTCACCTGAGTTTAAATTTAGAACCTGGAGAAAGTTGTGGATAAATTTGGCTGAGGCTGAGAAGGAACTTGGGCTTGATTTTATTACAGATGAGCAGATTGTAGAACTTAAAAAATTTAAGGATGATGTGGATTTTAAAGTTGCGGCAGAATTTGAGAAAAAATTGAGACACGATGTGATGGCTCACGTTCATACTTATGGAGAACAGGCGAAAAATGCAAGAAAAATCATTCACTTGGGAGCGACAAGTGCGTATGTTGGGGATAATACTGATTTGATTCAAATTAAGGAAGGGCTTTTAGTTGTTAAGAGAAGAATGCTTGCTTTGATTGAAAAAATGAGAGATTTTGCATTGCAGTACAAAGATTTGCCTACTTTAGGATTTACTCATTTTCAAGCGGCACAGCTTACAACGGTTGGAAAAAGAGCGACATTGTGGCTTCATTCCTTGCTTCTTGATTTTGAAGAGCTGGAATTCAGATTTGAAAACTTGAGATTTAGAGGAGTCAAAGGGACTACTGGTACACAGGCTAGTTTTAAAGAGCTGTTTGAAGGAGATTTTGAAAAAGTAAAACAGTTGGATGAACTGGTTACTGAGAAAGCTGGATTTAGTAAAAAACAAGGTGTTTCGGGGCAAACTTACGATAGAAAAGTAGATGCACAAATTTTAAATTTATTGTCGAATATTGCTCAATCTTCTCACAAATTTACGAATGATTTTAGATTACTTCAGCATTTGAAGGAACTAGAAGAGCCATTTGAAAAAAATCAAATTGGTTCAAGTGCGATGGCATACAAGAGAAATCCGATGAGAAGTGAAAGAATTTCATCACTTGCAAAATATGTAATTTCAAGCTCACAAACAGGTGCATTGGTATTTGCAACACAATGGTTTGAAAGAACATTGGATGATTCGGCAAGTAAAAGACTTTCAATTCCGCAAGCATTCTTGGCAGTGGACGCAATTTTGATTATTTGGCTTAATATTATGGACGGAGTTGTTGTTTATCCAAAAGTGATTGAAGCAAATATTCAAAAGGAATTACCATTTATGGCAACTGAAAACATCATTATGGAATCAGTAAAAAAAGGAATGGACAGACAAGAAGTTCACGAAATTATTAGAGAACTTTCGATGGAAGAAACAAAGGAAATTAAATTAAATGGAAATCCCAACAGATTGATTGACAGAATTATAAAAGACGGTAGATTAGGACTTAAAGCAGAAGATATGGAAGGAATCTTGGTTTCAGCTAATTATACTGGATTTGCTGGGCAGCAGACTGAGGATTTTGTGAAAAATGAGATTGATCCGATTCTGGATAAGTATAAGGATGAGATTATTGAGGATATGGAGGAATTAAGAGTTTAA
- a CDS encoding YiiG family protein, translating to MKKTKILVILLMLILLISCGKKSNNKDKGFDLKNSGGTNQKVDEVEKYNSYIGVYNKLVSFEKTANSYFKGAGIEAQFKKPEGSINANFYDVKSIITELEKAISAKPKMGELDKVSENLLGVFKELKPLGEDMDSYYSGKDYTSDNYKKAQEFHTKFLEIIKKYDVAVLAFRTEMDKKIVEQREKEAKKLQKEGRVIAYNRMLILSVGEEVLNEISKQKLTGANVISGDAAKFKALQEKLINAVGEFNKHAKDQKQMEKEGYKDYRLSSFIHEADGFKASLASLVERIEAKKPISEFSLRDQFFLENETGSPENVVKSFNELVKAYNAMNR from the coding sequence ATGAAAAAAACAAAAATTTTAGTAATATTATTAATGTTGATATTGTTAATTTCATGTGGGAAGAAAAGTAATAACAAGGATAAAGGATTTGATTTGAAAAATTCTGGTGGAACGAATCAGAAAGTTGATGAGGTTGAAAAGTATAATTCGTATATTGGAGTTTATAATAAATTAGTTAGTTTTGAGAAAACGGCTAATTCTTATTTTAAAGGAGCGGGTATAGAAGCACAATTTAAAAAACCAGAAGGAAGTATAAATGCAAATTTTTATGATGTTAAGAGTATCATAACAGAATTGGAAAAGGCAATATCAGCAAAACCCAAAATGGGAGAACTCGATAAAGTTTCAGAAAATTTACTTGGGGTATTCAAAGAGTTAAAACCATTAGGTGAGGATATGGATTCTTACTATTCTGGGAAAGATTATACGAGTGATAATTATAAAAAAGCTCAAGAATTTCATACAAAATTTTTAGAAATTATAAAAAAATATGATGTAGCAGTTTTGGCGTTTAGAACAGAAATGGATAAAAAAATTGTTGAGCAAAGGGAAAAAGAAGCTAAAAAATTGCAAAAAGAAGGAAGAGTTATTGCGTATAATAGAATGTTGATTTTGAGTGTGGGAGAAGAAGTTTTAAATGAGATTAGTAAGCAAAAATTAACTGGAGCAAATGTAATTTCTGGTGATGCTGCTAAATTTAAGGCTTTACAGGAAAAATTGATTAATGCAGTGGGAGAATTTAATAAACATGCAAAAGATCAAAAACAAATGGAAAAAGAAGGTTATAAAGATTATCGATTAAGCAGTTTTATACATGAAGCTGATGGATTTAAAGCAAGTTTAGCTAGTCTTGTGGAAAGAATTGAAGCCAAAAAACCAATATCAGAATTTTCACTAAGAGATCAATTCTTCTTGGAAAATGAAACAGGTTCGCCTGAAAATGTTGTTAAATCATTTAATGAGCTTGTAAAAGCATACAATGCTATGAATAGATAA
- a CDS encoding type I restriction-modification system subunit M, which translates to MIITGELKNKIDKIWEIFWTGGITNPLSVIEQFTYLIFIKLLDDKQLRSERDAILLGIEPKKFFNEEQQNLRWSNFKELEAQKMYDTMVNEVFPFIKNLNGDNSSSFSRYMKDAIFQIPTPQMLEKIVTGIEDLALEGDIKGNLYEYLLSKLATSGTNGQFRTPRHIIDMMVKLVKPVPTDMIIDPACGTSGFLVGAGEYLKQNHNEIFNSEELKNHYQNNMFYGNDMDTTMLRIGTMNMMLHDIENPDIDYKDSLAKSNTDKEKYTLVLANPPFKGSLDAESVADDILKITKTKKTELLFLALMIRILKNGGRCAVIVPDGVLFGASNAHKQLRKEIIENHILQGIISMPSGVFKPYAGVSTAVLLFTKTGVGGTDKVWFYDMQADGYSLDDKRTKIEDNDIEDIINRFSNLENETDRKRTEKSFLVPKEEIIENDYDLSINKYKEIEYEEIVYEKPEVIIGKIKELEKEITLGLEELEKLVK; encoded by the coding sequence ATGATAATAACAGGAGAGCTGAAAAATAAAATTGATAAAATATGGGAAATATTTTGGACAGGAGGAATAACGAATCCTTTGTCTGTAATAGAACAATTTACATATTTGATATTTATAAAATTATTGGATGATAAGCAATTAAGATCCGAAAGAGATGCAATTTTATTGGGAATAGAGCCTAAAAAATTTTTTAATGAGGAACAACAAAATCTTAGATGGAGTAATTTTAAAGAATTGGAAGCACAAAAAATGTACGATACAATGGTAAATGAAGTGTTTCCATTTATTAAAAACTTGAATGGGGATAACAGTTCATCATTTTCAAGATACATGAAAGATGCTATATTTCAAATACCAACTCCACAAATGCTGGAAAAAATTGTTACAGGAATTGAAGATTTGGCTTTAGAAGGAGATATAAAAGGTAATTTATATGAATATTTGTTGTCTAAATTGGCTACTTCTGGAACAAATGGACAGTTTAGAACACCTAGACATATTATTGATATGATGGTAAAACTTGTAAAACCAGTACCTACTGATATGATAATTGATCCCGCTTGTGGAACTTCAGGGTTTCTAGTTGGAGCAGGTGAATATTTGAAGCAAAATCATAATGAAATTTTTAATTCAGAAGAGCTGAAAAATCATTATCAAAATAATATGTTTTATGGAAACGATATGGATACAACTATGCTTAGAATAGGTACAATGAATATGATGTTACACGACATAGAAAATCCAGATATAGATTATAAAGATTCCCTTGCAAAATCAAATACAGACAAGGAAAAATATACCTTAGTGCTTGCTAATCCCCCTTTTAAAGGTTCGCTAGATGCAGAATCAGTTGCTGATGATATATTAAAAATAACAAAAACTAAAAAAACAGAACTATTATTTTTGGCATTAATGATAAGAATTTTAAAAAATGGTGGAAGATGTGCTGTTATTGTACCTGACGGAGTTTTATTTGGTGCCAGTAATGCTCATAAGCAACTGAGAAAAGAAATTATTGAAAATCACATTTTACAAGGAATAATCTCGATGCCAAGTGGAGTATTTAAACCATACGCAGGAGTAAGTACAGCTGTATTGTTATTTACGAAAACAGGTGTTGGAGGAACAGACAAGGTATGGTTCTATGATATGCAGGCAGATGGTTATTCACTAGATGATAAGAGAACTAAAATAGAAGATAACGATATAGAGGACATCATTAATAGATTTTCAAATTTAGAAAATGAAACTGACAGAAAAAGAACTGAAAAATCTTTTTTAGTTCCAAAAGAAGAAATCATTGAAAATGATTATGATTTATCAATAAATAAATACAAGGAAATAGAATATGAAGAAATTGTTTATGAAAAGCCTGAAGTTATTATTGGAAAAATAAAAGAACTAGAAAAAGAGATAACATTAGGTTTGGAAGAACTTGAAAAGTTGGTGAAGTAG
- a CDS encoding adenylosuccinate synthase — protein sequence MENNTFVIVGTQWGDEGKGKIIDVLSPKADYVVRFQGGNNAGHTVVVNDEKFILHLLPSGIINSAGKCIIGAGVVVDIEVLLTEIDELEKREKKLDNLFIDERAHIIMPYHIEIDKAKEEAMGENKIGTTQRGIGPCYIDKIARNGIRIGDLLDPERFRDKLTWNVKEKNDMLTRYGKGTFDLEELYEKFMKLAEKIKFRIIDAVVEINEGIEDRKTVLFEGAQALMLDIDYGTYPYVTSSSPTSGGVTVGTGVAPTKISRVLGVMKAYTTRVGEGPFPTELENEDGETLRKVGHEFGATTGRPRRCGWLDLVIGKYAVLIDGLTDIVLTKLDVLTGFEKIKVAVGYEIDGKVYHSYPGNLRKSKDLKIIYDELEGWKEDITQIKNYEDLPENCKKYIEYIEKKLKCKISMISVGPERSQNIYRYDLGEFVK from the coding sequence ATGGAAAATAATACTTTTGTAATTGTGGGAACGCAGTGGGGAGATGAAGGAAAAGGTAAAATTATCGATGTACTCTCTCCAAAAGCGGATTATGTAGTTAGATTTCAAGGTGGTAACAATGCCGGGCATACTGTCGTTGTAAATGATGAAAAATTTATTTTGCATTTATTGCCGTCTGGAATTATTAACTCGGCTGGAAAATGTATAATTGGGGCTGGAGTTGTTGTTGATATCGAAGTATTATTGACGGAAATTGACGAACTCGAAAAAAGAGAGAAAAAGCTGGATAATTTATTTATCGACGAAAGAGCGCACATAATAATGCCTTACCATATCGAGATTGACAAGGCTAAGGAAGAAGCTATGGGTGAAAACAAAATTGGGACTACTCAAAGAGGAATTGGACCTTGCTACATTGATAAAATTGCAAGAAATGGAATTAGAATTGGTGATTTACTGGATCCTGAAAGATTTAGGGATAAACTTACTTGGAACGTAAAAGAAAAAAATGATATGCTGACAAGATACGGTAAAGGAACTTTCGATTTGGAAGAACTTTATGAAAAATTTATGAAACTTGCTGAAAAAATAAAATTTAGAATAATTGATGCAGTTGTGGAAATCAATGAAGGCATTGAAGATCGAAAAACAGTACTTTTTGAAGGAGCTCAAGCGTTAATGCTTGACATTGACTACGGAACATATCCTTACGTAACTTCATCATCGCCAACATCTGGCGGAGTAACAGTCGGAACAGGAGTTGCTCCAACAAAAATCTCAAGAGTGCTGGGAGTTATGAAAGCCTACACAACAAGAGTGGGAGAAGGACCTTTCCCAACAGAATTAGAAAACGAAGATGGAGAAACTTTACGAAAAGTAGGACACGAATTTGGAGCAACAACAGGACGTCCAAGAAGATGTGGATGGCTCGACTTGGTAATAGGAAAATATGCAGTTCTGATTGACGGATTGACAGATATTGTGTTGACAAAACTGGATGTATTGACAGGATTTGAAAAAATAAAAGTGGCTGTAGGTTATGAAATTGACGGAAAAGTATATCATTCTTATCCTGGAAACTTGAGAAAATCCAAAGACTTGAAAATAATTTACGATGAATTAGAAGGCTGGAAAGAAGATATTACGCAAATAAAAAATTACGAAGACTTGCCGGAAAATTGTAAAAAATATATTGAATACATTGAGAAAAAATTGAAATGTAAAATCTCGATGATTTCAGTAGGGCCTGAAAGAAGTCAGAATATTTATAGATATGATTTGGGAGAGTTTGTGAAGTAA
- the ilvC gene encoding ketol-acid reductoisomerase: MAGNILGTTVYYDADCDLSKLEGKKITVLGYGSQGHAHSLNLREGGFDVTVGLRKGSKSWDEATEAGFTVKETADAVKGADIVMILIPDEIQADVYSSDIAPNLKEGAYIAFGHGFNIHFGKIVPREDISVFMVAPKGPGHLVRRTFQEGSGVPCLVAVYQDAKGDTMEVAKAWASAIGGGRSGILETTFKQETETDLFGEQAVLCGGVVELMKVGFEVLTEAGYDPVNAYFECLHEMKLIVDLIYEGGLATMRSSISNTAEYGDYITGPKIITAETKEAMRGVLKDIQDGKFANDFLADSKAGQPFLKEKRAEFANHGVEKVGAELRKLMPWIKK, from the coding sequence ATGGCAGGAAATATTTTAGGAACAACAGTTTATTATGATGCTGATTGTGATTTGAGTAAATTGGAAGGTAAAAAAATTACTGTATTAGGGTATGGTTCGCAAGGGCATGCACACTCTCTAAATTTAAGAGAAGGTGGATTTGATGTAACTGTTGGACTTAGAAAAGGTTCAAAATCTTGGGATGAAGCTACTGAAGCAGGGTTTACAGTAAAAGAAACTGCAGATGCTGTAAAAGGTGCAGATATAGTTATGATTTTGATTCCAGATGAAATTCAGGCTGATGTATATTCATCTGATATTGCACCAAACTTGAAAGAAGGAGCATATATCGCATTTGGACACGGATTTAATATTCATTTTGGAAAAATTGTTCCAAGAGAAGATATAAGCGTATTCATGGTTGCGCCAAAAGGACCTGGACACTTGGTAAGAAGAACTTTCCAAGAAGGAAGTGGAGTACCTTGTCTAGTAGCTGTTTACCAAGATGCTAAAGGAGACACAATGGAAGTTGCTAAAGCATGGGCATCAGCTATTGGTGGAGGAAGATCAGGAATCCTTGAAACTACATTCAAACAAGAAACAGAAACAGATCTATTTGGTGAACAAGCTGTATTATGTGGTGGAGTAGTAGAACTTATGAAAGTAGGATTTGAAGTATTAACAGAAGCTGGATATGATCCTGTAAATGCTTACTTTGAATGCTTACACGAAATGAAACTTATCGTAGACTTGATTTATGAAGGCGGATTGGCAACAATGAGAAGTTCAATTTCAAATACTGCTGAATACGGAGATTATATTACAGGACCAAAAATTATAACTGCTGAAACAAAAGAAGCTATGAGAGGTGTTTTAAAAGATATTCAAGATGGTAAATTTGCAAACGACTTCTTAGCTGATTCAAAAGCGGGGCAACCGTTCTTAAAAGAAAAAAGAGCAGAATTTGCAAATCATGGTGTAGAAAAAGTTGGGGCTGAATTAAGAAAACTTATGCCTTGGATTAAAAAATAA
- a CDS encoding FxLYD domain-containing protein, whose amino-acid sequence MKKIIMIMGTALVLSSCGVVGAAGSIAGGTIKAAGTVTGAVIKTTGNIIGGIIGGNDGEINAKGVKYKFSKAKVENDGNTTIVTGVLTNSGTKKENVTIEIPCFDKKGTKVGDAVDSTDSIDKNKKWEFRAVLNSGDVKACKVKDAYVNAQ is encoded by the coding sequence ATGAAAAAAATAATAATGATAATGGGAACGGCTCTTGTTCTTTCATCTTGTGGAGTTGTTGGAGCGGCAGGAAGTATTGCTGGAGGGACAATTAAAGCAGCTGGAACCGTTACAGGAGCAGTAATTAAGACAACTGGAAATATTATCGGTGGGATAATTGGCGGAAATGATGGAGAAATTAATGCGAAAGGCGTTAAGTATAAATTTTCTAAGGCAAAAGTTGAAAATGATGGGAATACGACAATTGTAACAGGAGTTTTAACAAATAGTGGAACTAAAAAGGAAAATGTTACTATTGAAATCCCTTGCTTTGATAAAAAAGGAACAAAAGTCGGAGATGCTGTGGATAGCACTGATTCCATTGATAAAAATAAAAAATGGGAGTTTAGGGCTGTTCTAAATTCGGGAGATGTAAAGGCATGTAAAGTGAAGGATGCTTATGTAAATGCACAATAA
- a CDS encoding DMT family transporter has translation MDKSRKFMAVILALLAAIFYAINTPFSKELLNKIPPTLMASFLYLGAGTGVGIMYLFHRKVEEKYEKLNKADLPYTVGMIVLDIAAPIFLMIGINIGSASNASLLGNFEIVATTIIALLIFREKVTSKLWIAIGFITVSSIVLSVEGVESFQFSLGSLFVILATCCWGLENNCTRKISDKSTYEIVLLKGFFSGSGAFIVALILGERIPEIKYIIAALLLGFVAYGLSIFMYIRAQRDLGASKTSAYYAVAPFVGTFLAFIVNGEKLTLVYFIGLVFMIIGSVIVVYDTMVKRHSHSHSHIIVHTHDGKTHTHIIMHKHEHSHFISEKKHNHMHKDYINSIEHKLIHEKGL, from the coding sequence ATGGATAAAAGCAGAAAATTTATGGCAGTAATTTTAGCATTGCTTGCAGCTATTTTTTATGCAATTAATACACCATTTTCTAAAGAGCTTTTAAATAAGATTCCTCCAACATTGATGGCATCTTTTCTATATCTGGGAGCTGGAACAGGTGTAGGTATTATGTACTTGTTTCATAGGAAAGTCGAAGAAAAGTATGAAAAGTTAAATAAGGCAGATTTACCTTATACTGTTGGAATGATTGTCCTTGATATTGCGGCACCTATATTCCTTATGATTGGTATAAATATTGGTTCAGCCTCAAATGCTTCACTGCTTGGTAACTTTGAAATTGTAGCAACAACAATTATTGCTCTTTTAATATTTAGGGAAAAAGTAACATCAAAGTTATGGATTGCTATCGGTTTTATTACAGTATCGAGCATAGTTCTTTCAGTTGAAGGAGTTGAAAGTTTCCAGTTTTCATTAGGATCATTGTTTGTTATACTGGCAACTTGCTGTTGGGGACTTGAAAATAACTGCACTAGAAAAATTTCAGATAAAAGTACTTATGAGATTGTTTTACTAAAAGGTTTTTTCTCTGGTAGCGGTGCATTTATAGTCGCCCTTATTTTGGGAGAAAGAATTCCGGAAATCAAATATATAATAGCTGCTTTGCTACTTGGATTTGTGGCATATGGACTCAGTATTTTTATGTATATCAGAGCACAAAGAGATTTAGGTGCTTCAAAAACTAGTGCATATTATGCTGTAGCTCCGTTTGTAGGAACTTTTTTAGCATTTATAGTAAATGGAGAAAAACTTACTTTGGTATATTTCATTGGTCTTGTTTTTATGATAATCGGCAGCGTAATTGTTGTATATGATACAATGGTTAAACGTCACAGTCATAGTCATTCTCACATAATTGTTCATACTCATGATGGAAAAACACATACTCATATTATCATGCATAAACATGAGCATAGTCATTTTATATCAGAGAAAAAGCATAATCATATGCATAAAGATTATATAAATAGCATAGAACATAAATTGATACATGAAAAGGGATTGTAA